From one Oncorhynchus nerka isolate Pitt River unplaced genomic scaffold, Oner_Uvic_2.0 unplaced_scaffold_715, whole genome shotgun sequence genomic stretch:
- the LOC135571170 gene encoding NLR family CARD domain-containing protein 3-like isoform X2 produces MKSDKSMDQPIVFREGDFSTEQRNQQERSESEILSCQSSQSHQTDLASIFSMLEDKIMTFVKNELKMFKRILSPEFPEGFESQKQEVVDPEDEQQESSAREGALKITLHILRKMNQKELADTLEKYELAVICQRELKSNLKKKFQCVFEGIAKQGNPTLLNKIYTELYITEGGTGEVNNEHELRQIETTTRKQARPETAIKCNDIFKPLTGQDKPIRTVLTKGVAGIGKTVSVQKFILDWAEGKANQDVQFVFSFPFRELNLMKGDKHTFIELLNHFSMETKQSGISNYDKYKVLFIFDGLDECRLPLDFQKNKICWDVTESTSVDVLLTNLIKGNLLPSALLWITTRPAAANKIPSGCVDQVTEVRGFNDPQKEEYFRKRFSDEDLASRIISHIKTSRSLHIMCHIPVFCWISATVLEHMLKHKREEMPKTLTEMYTHLVVFHTKQKNEKYFEKEDTGSHWNKESILSLGKLAFQQLVNGNLIFYEEDLKEAGIDVNEASVYSGLCTQLFKEECVLYQDKVYCFVHLSIQEFLAAVYVFLSFINNNENLMDELQTTSRNFSVRIKQRRKVTFYKSAVDKALQSETGKPGPFPPLPSGPLTGVQSEALTRSTDKDKKQLTEP; encoded by the exons atGAAGAGTGATAAGTCTATGGATCAAcctatagtgtttagagagggagacttttctactgaacaaag aaaccaacaggagagatcagagtcagagattctcagttgtcagtcttcccagagtcatcaaacagacctggcctccatattcagt ATGCTTGAAGATaaaattatgacatttgtgaagaacgagctgaagatgttcaagaggattcttagtccagaattcccagaaggctttgagagtcagaaaCAGGAAGTGGTGGACCCTGAAGATGagcagcaggagagcagtgccagagagggggctctgaagatcacactgcacatcctgaggaaaatgaaccagaaggagcttgctgacacactggagaaat atgagctcgctgtgatttgccaacgtgaactcaaatctaatctaaagaagaagtttcaatgtgtatttgaggggatcgctaaacaaggaaacccaacacttctcaataagatctacacagagctctacatcacagagggtggaacaggagaggtcaataatgaacatgagctgagacagattgagacaacaaccaggaaacaagcaagaccagagactgcaatcaaatgtaacgacatcttcaaacccttaactggacaagacaaacctatcagaactgtgctgacaaagggagtcgctggcattggaaaaacagtctctgtgcagaagttcattctggactgggctgaaggaaaagcaaatcaggatgtccaatttgtattttcattcccttttcgggagctgaatttgatgaaaggggacaaacacactttcattgaacttcttaatcacttctcaatggaaactAAACAATCAGGAATCTCCAACTATgacaagtacaaagttctgttcatctttgatggtctggatgagtgcagactgcccctagacttccagaagaacaagatctgttgggacgtcacagagtcaacctcagtggatgttctgctgacaaatctcatcaagggaaatctgcttccctctgctctcctctggataactacccgacctgcagcagccaataagatcccttcagggtgtgttgaccaggtgacagaggtacgagggttcaatgacccacagaaggaggagtacttcaggaagagattcagtgatgaggacctggccagcagaatcatctcacacataaagacatcaaggagcctccacatcatgtgccacattccagtcttctgttggatttctgcaacagtccttgaacacatgctgaaacataagagagaagagatgcccaagactctgactgagatgtacacacaccttgtggtgtttcataccaaacagaagaatgaaaagtatttTGAGAAAGAAGACACAGGTtcacactggaataaagagagcattctgtcactgggaaaactggcttttcaacagcttgtgaatggcaatctgattttctatgaagaagacctgaaggaggctggcattgatgtcaatgaagcctcagtgtactcaggattgtgcacacagctctttaaagaggaatgtgtgctgtaccaggacaaggtgtactgctttgttcatctgagcattcaggagtttctggctgctgtatatgtgttcctctcattcatcaacaacaatgagaatctaatggaTGAACTGCAAACAACGTCCAGGAACTTTTCTGTGAGGATCAAACAAAGGCGTAAAGTTACtttctacaagagtgctgtggataaagccttacaaagtgagacggggaaacctggaccttttcctccgcttccttctgggcctctcactggagtccaatcagaagcacttacgaggtctactgacaaagacaagaagcagctcacagagccatga
- the LOC135571169 gene encoding erythroid membrane-associated protein-like codes for MIKSPCSYEVNKFYNWIHDVIKLQYRLTQRLLMNDAVKLTGCKLNTTHKLLTDTSCEELASVLSSNPSHLRELDLSNNDLKDSGVKLLSAGLGNPHCKLETLRLSGCLVTEEGCASLVSALRSNPSHLRELDLSYNHPGDSGVRLFSAGLEDPHCRLKKLNVEHGGENRMKPGLRKYVCDLTLDPNTVNRRLSLSEENRKVTCRREKQPYPDHPERFEGCGQVLCREGLTGRCYWEVEWSGRGAVIGVTYKGISRRGGGNDCCLGHNDKSWSLSCSDNSYSACHNNNPTTIDVPSSRSHRVGVYLDWSAGTLSFYRASSDTLTHLITFTSTFTEPLYPGFRVYYESSVSLCQ; via the exons ATGATTAAGTCCCCTTGCTCGTATGAAGTTAACAAGTTTTACAACTGGATCCACGACGTGATTAAGCTGCAATACAGACTTACACAGAGACTCCTGATGAATGATGCAGTAAA ACTCACTGGCTGTAAACTCAacacgacacataaactactcacagacacatcctgtgaagagttggcctcagttctcagttcaaacccctcacacctgagagagctggacctgagtaacaatgacctgaaggattcaggagtgaagctgctctctgctggactggggaatccccactgtaaactggagactctgag gctgtcaggctgtctagtcacagaggaaggctgtgcttctctggtctcagctctgaggtcaaacccctcacacctgagagagctggacctgagctacaatcacccaggagactcaggagtcagactgttctctgctggactggaggatccacactgcagactgaagaaactcaa tgtggaacatggtggagagaacagaatgaaacctggacttagaaaat atgtctgtgatctcacactggacccaaacacagtaaacagacgcctctctctgtctgaggagaacagaaaggtgacatgtaggagagagaagcagccgtatcctgatcacccagagagatttgagggctgtggacaggtgctgtgtagagagggtctgactgggcgctgttactgggaggtagagtggagtggaaGAGGGGCTgttataggagtgacatataaaggaatcagcaggagaggagggggtaatGACTGTTGTCTTGGAcacaatgacaagtcctggagtctgtcctgctctgacaacagttactctgcctgtcacaataataatcccactaccatagacgtcccctcctccagatcccacagagtaggagtgtatctggactggtcAGCCGGCACactgtccttctatagagcctcctctgacacactgacccacctgatcacattcacctccacattcactgagcccctctatccagggtttagggtttattatgaatcctcAGTATCTCTGTgtcagtga
- the LOC135571170 gene encoding NLR family CARD domain-containing protein 3-like isoform X1: protein MSLSGEREEGGPASKIHLSEGHDTKDKRPIKQERPASPVPSCVSMKSDKSMDQPIVFREGDFSTEQRNQQERSESEILSCQSSQSHQTDLASIFSMLEDKIMTFVKNELKMFKRILSPEFPEGFESQKQEVVDPEDEQQESSAREGALKITLHILRKMNQKELADTLEKYELAVICQRELKSNLKKKFQCVFEGIAKQGNPTLLNKIYTELYITEGGTGEVNNEHELRQIETTTRKQARPETAIKCNDIFKPLTGQDKPIRTVLTKGVAGIGKTVSVQKFILDWAEGKANQDVQFVFSFPFRELNLMKGDKHTFIELLNHFSMETKQSGISNYDKYKVLFIFDGLDECRLPLDFQKNKICWDVTESTSVDVLLTNLIKGNLLPSALLWITTRPAAANKIPSGCVDQVTEVRGFNDPQKEEYFRKRFSDEDLASRIISHIKTSRSLHIMCHIPVFCWISATVLEHMLKHKREEMPKTLTEMYTHLVVFHTKQKNEKYFEKEDTGSHWNKESILSLGKLAFQQLVNGNLIFYEEDLKEAGIDVNEASVYSGLCTQLFKEECVLYQDKVYCFVHLSIQEFLAAVYVFLSFINNNENLMDELQTTSRNFSVRIKQRRKVTFYKSAVDKALQSETGKPGPFPPLPSGPLTGVQSEALTRSTDKDKKQLTEP from the exons accaatcaagcaggagagaccagcctcccctgttcccagctgtgtgtctatGAAGAGTGATAAGTCTATGGATCAAcctatagtgtttagagagggagacttttctactgaacaaag aaaccaacaggagagatcagagtcagagattctcagttgtcagtcttcccagagtcatcaaacagacctggcctccatattcagt ATGCTTGAAGATaaaattatgacatttgtgaagaacgagctgaagatgttcaagaggattcttagtccagaattcccagaaggctttgagagtcagaaaCAGGAAGTGGTGGACCCTGAAGATGagcagcaggagagcagtgccagagagggggctctgaagatcacactgcacatcctgaggaaaatgaaccagaaggagcttgctgacacactggagaaat atgagctcgctgtgatttgccaacgtgaactcaaatctaatctaaagaagaagtttcaatgtgtatttgaggggatcgctaaacaaggaaacccaacacttctcaataagatctacacagagctctacatcacagagggtggaacaggagaggtcaataatgaacatgagctgagacagattgagacaacaaccaggaaacaagcaagaccagagactgcaatcaaatgtaacgacatcttcaaacccttaactggacaagacaaacctatcagaactgtgctgacaaagggagtcgctggcattggaaaaacagtctctgtgcagaagttcattctggactgggctgaaggaaaagcaaatcaggatgtccaatttgtattttcattcccttttcgggagctgaatttgatgaaaggggacaaacacactttcattgaacttcttaatcacttctcaatggaaactAAACAATCAGGAATCTCCAACTATgacaagtacaaagttctgttcatctttgatggtctggatgagtgcagactgcccctagacttccagaagaacaagatctgttgggacgtcacagagtcaacctcagtggatgttctgctgacaaatctcatcaagggaaatctgcttccctctgctctcctctggataactacccgacctgcagcagccaataagatcccttcagggtgtgttgaccaggtgacagaggtacgagggttcaatgacccacagaaggaggagtacttcaggaagagattcagtgatgaggacctggccagcagaatcatctcacacataaagacatcaaggagcctccacatcatgtgccacattccagtcttctgttggatttctgcaacagtccttgaacacatgctgaaacataagagagaagagatgcccaagactctgactgagatgtacacacaccttgtggtgtttcataccaaacagaagaatgaaaagtatttTGAGAAAGAAGACACAGGTtcacactggaataaagagagcattctgtcactgggaaaactggcttttcaacagcttgtgaatggcaatctgattttctatgaagaagacctgaaggaggctggcattgatgtcaatgaagcctcagtgtactcaggattgtgcacacagctctttaaagaggaatgtgtgctgtaccaggacaaggtgtactgctttgttcatctgagcattcaggagtttctggctgctgtatatgtgttcctctcattcatcaacaacaatgagaatctaatggaTGAACTGCAAACAACGTCCAGGAACTTTTCTGTGAGGATCAAACAAAGGCGTAAAGTTACtttctacaagagtgctgtggataaagccttacaaagtgagacggggaaacctggaccttttcctccgcttccttctgggcctctcactggagtccaatcagaagcacttacgaggtctactgacaaagacaagaagcagctcacagagccatga